The region ATCGAGCTGCCCGACACAGCTCTCGCAACTACAAAAGACATGGTGGTGTAGACGAACGAAACCATGGGGTCCTTCCCTGTCAATTCATGGCATTTTCTTCTCGTCGAGGCCAACCTGCTGTCACGCCAAAACCTCGGGGGCTCTTCCCCCCATATATCCCTCTGCTCTTACCAACGGTTGTTCAGCACCTGGTTTCCCGGGTAATCCCGGAGAAttgcaagaagaagctctgACCAATTCCGATCCAAGCTGCCATCGACAtcacacatacacacacacacgggTGTCATCAGCCAACCACATCGACTTGGCAACACCAAAAGCTCTTGATTTCATATTGACAGGTTTACAGAAATTCTCAATCTATCAACAAAAAGCACCATTACCCTAGGAAAAAATGCTCCAGGCATTCTAGTCATTCTTCAATATCTTCCGGCTTCAACCCCTCATGAGCCCCTCATGTCGCAATACTCGGTCTTGGCGTCCTGTCCTCAACCAGTCACTTAATGCTAAGCTGCTCAAAGTCACGGGAAAACATGTCAAACTCCCACTCGATAATGCCATCGTCTTGATACGTTGGCATCAATGTCCCCGATATTTCCCGGACAGCCAGGTCGATATCCAGCGGCTCGCCGAACACACTGACGAGAAATGTTAGCATCGGCACTCAGTTATATCACAGGGTCGGAAACCTTACACCAATCGTCGGATAAAAGGGGCCGCCGACAGATCAGCTACCCTTTGCATGCAGTCTGCTACATTCTCAAAGGGTTCGCAATCCACGTCCGAGGAGGCCTTCATGTCCCGAACCCATATCGCAAAAACGGTCAAgacatcttcctcttcctcttggaGTAGGAACTTCTTGTCATCCTCCGAGTTCAGCTTGGGGTGAAAAATCGCCTCAAAAGTTTGTTTGGCCATTTGCGCAGCTTCCGGGTCTCTGACCCTTGGTTGTTCGGCTGCATCTGGTTCGAGGTGAAAAGCCCGGTATGCGGCCAAGAACACCGATAGTTGTTCGAGGATCTCATCCTCGGAGAACCACTCAATGGCAAGGGCAAATGAAGGGTTGGCAGAATGTTCGGTTGATATGGCCTGGCCGGAGCTGTGTGACCCAAGCTGTAGTTCAGCTTGGGTATttgtttctgtttcttttcgTCAGCATCAGCTCTGTTGTTGCTTCCCACTCATTGTCTCGTTCACTTACTGGTTTCGGCAATCGGAGTGTTGCCTGGGTCGATGGCAAAACGAGTAGAGCCAACCAGATCAATGGTGAGCTGCTGGATATGCTGGAGTGACTGTCCAGTTGCCGGCTCCTGGTATTGCGCCTCAGAGTACCCCTCGTCTTCGACATCGACACCCATACTGCGCCTTGCCTTCTTAGGACGGGGTGCGCATGGAGAACCGGGAGCGCGCTTCGACCCTGTACGGATTGGAGTGTCAGGTGTCAACGGAGGGACCTGGCCAAAAATTAAGGCCTGTATCGACAATGTCACAGTTGGCGTGTGAGATGAAGTTGTCGCTCGGGGTGTCTCCAGAGAGTCTTCGCTCGGACGGTGGGTTTTTTCTTGACCATAGGAATCATTGGCATCAGACGCCTGGCTAGGGGTGCTCGGGGCGTCTGTGTTGCTTTCGCTCCCAAGAGTGAGAGAAGGTGGTCTGGACGGCAACAGCTGCGAAAACAAACAACCTATGCCGGTCATCGTCTGGTTGTCTGGTCCTTCCTCCAGCTCCGGAGGCGGCGTTGCAGGGGCAGAAAGCGGAACAGGAGCTGCTGAAAGCCGGCCAAACAGCCACGAGCCGCGTCTAGGTGGCTCCTCGGGCACATTCATCTCAAGACTGGTATGGCCTTCTGTGCTTGAGGTTGTCTTCGACGTGTTGGTTGAGGTCCGTTCGGGGCAGACCAGTGGGTCTGGTGTATCAACCTGCCAGTTTGTCAGAAGGGAGTGTAGTGCTTGCCAATGACTACTACCAACCATTTGATTGCTGCTGGACATTGCGCTGGCGGTCCTTGGCACTTGATGGCGCGGTCGGCGATGTCAGCGATGACTTCGGGGCGGGCTCCAGTGATATGATCAGACCACTGATGAAAAGGGGACCACGGCTGAAATGTTTTCTTTGGAGTTGCTTGACTAAGAGAAAGACAAACTTGTCTTGAATTGCGAATATTCAAGATCTACCTTTCTCCTTTTGTGGTGAGTCTTTGTGGGCCCTCTTATATCAAAGTCCTCCGGCGGTTCCCTCCCAGACCAGAAGCCCAGAAGTCCAAATGTGTGGGGTGCATCACAGCCAACCTCGCCGGCCTACCCACACTTGACACAAAGattatttttcttctttagACTCCAAGATGGAGTCCAGCAGCCCAGTACGGATAACGGGCGGTAATTGGGACCGCCAGAGCACATGGCCTGGAACAAGGCATATGCAGCCTCTTCAGCCTCCATTTCTATTTTGCTATGGTCTTCTGCATCCCGCAATCTTGGCTTTACACCACCTCAGATCAATCTGCAGAATGAGTTTTATTGCAACTCTCAGTATTTCTTCAGCCCAGGCACGCTGCATCGTGGGATCTGCCGCGAGGCTGTAGGTCGCGTCAATTGGTCGCCTGTGGCGGCTGGCGCTTACCGCACAACTCCTGATTGGGGCAGTGGTCCCAACAGGCTGGACACGAACGAAGCTTCGCCGCAAAAGCAAGCCATGTGTGTTTGAAAACGTCGAGTCCCACTTGCTGAAGGGATTGGACTGGTCGGTCAAAGATGGCGGGAGCCTTCCCCGGATGGTTGGACTGTTGGGATAGGGGGGGCATATCTGCTGGCCCGGCCCAAGGCTTTGGTCGCTATGGGAAGTTGATATCCAATGGATTGAGAAGAATCAGGGGTGTGAAGTCAGCATAGGAGAATGCCTTCGACGCAAGTGCAACCTGCCTGCAATTGTTTTCCCTATTTGTGTGCCATTGGCAACAGCCCTAGAATGATCTATTGCGTGGTCGGCTGTGCTGCGACCATGAGGGGGCTCTGACATGCGAGTCAACTCGGGAAAAGCGGGATGGGGTTTGACCCGGAATGAAGTCTCCTGTTCGGCTTCGCGGGAGGCTCCCTCCCGGCATTGGGGATGGACGGATTGTGGGTGGCCGGTGGATAGGGTCAGGTCGTTCATATGAGGGGAGGATGAACGTAACGTTGACTTGGCCGGTATGGAATGTCTCTTGGGGGCTGCTGATCAGCATGATGCTCGATAGTAGTGCCAGGTGATGTTTGCCGGATGTTCAGGTTTCAAGACAGGTGAAATGTTAGTCGATGGTATCTGACCTAGTGTGGTCCTATGCGAGTATTGGCAACTGGCCTGGTGATCTGAAGCATGATAATATTAGCCCCCCAATCACACCTCAAGTGCACAGATGGACGTGCAGTTCCTTGAAGATCCGTTCCCATAACAGCAACAGTCTAGTTCCGTGGAGGTACTATCAAAGCATGATGGTGAATTTTGTATAAAATCAAACTGCCCAACTCGTACATCCTCTAGCTGAAACACCCCCAG is a window of Podospora pseudopauciseta strain CBS 411.78 chromosome 1, whole genome shotgun sequence DNA encoding:
- a CDS encoding hypothetical protein (EggNog:ENOG503PYC0) yields the protein MSSSNQMVDTPDPLVCPERTSTNTSKTTSSTEGHTSLEMNVPEEPPRRGSWLFGRLSAAPVPLSAPATPPPELEEGPDNQTMTGIGCLFSQLLPSRPPSLTLGSESNTDAPSTPSQASDANDSYGQEKTHRPSEDSLETPRATTSSHTPTVTLSIQALIFGQVPPLTPDTPIRTGSKRAPGSPCAPRPKKARRSMGVDVEDEGYSEAQYQEPATGQSLQHIQQLTIDLVGSTRFAIDPGNTPIAETKTNTQAELQLGSHSSGQAISTEHSANPSFALAIEWFSEDEILEQLSVFLAAYRAFHLEPDAAEQPRVRDPEAAQMAKQTFEAIFHPKLNSEDDKKFLLQEEEEDVLTVFAIWVRDMKASSDVDCEPFENVADCMQRVADLSAAPFIRRLVVFGEPLDIDLAVREISGTLMPTYQDDGIIEWEFDMFSRDFEQLSIK